The Shewanella halotolerans region ACAGCTGCACCATGGCGTAGCCGCTCAGGTAAAGAGCCCCCAAGGCCGCCACCAGGTTAGACAGGTTAAAGATACCCAGCAGGGGCGAGTCGATCTTCGCCTCGCCCTCGGGCCAGACTAAGGTCGCGCTGACGCCCTGGCTATGCTGCTTCACCTCTTTGGTATAGATAGCGGCGCCTTCCTGGCCTTGAATGCTAAAGCCCACCAAGCCCTTGCAGCGCTTATCCTGGATCCACTGACGCCCAACAGGATCGTCGAGGTTGATCAGGCCATGGCTCAGTGAACTGAATCTAAACAGGCGCTGCTTGGCCGCGCCATAGGCATCCATAGAACCGTGGTAGTCGAGATGATCCCGGCTCAGGTTGGTAAACACGGCCACATCGAAGGGCACGGCGTCAACCCGTCCCTGTACCAGGCCATGGCTGGAGACCTCCATGGCGCACACGGCCGTGCCCTGGCGGTCAAAATCTTCTAGCTGGCGCATCACGGTAATGGGATCCGCCGTGGTGTTACCGCTGTCGACCAGCTGGCCCCACAGACCATTGCCCAGGGTGCCCATGACGGCGGCGGGCTTGCCCAGACCATCGCTTAGCTGAGCAATCAACTGGGTCACGGACGTCTTACCATTGGTGCCGGTTACGCCGATCAGCTTGATCCTATCCCGTCCCAGCACATAGAGCTGAGAGGCGAGCGCCGACAGCTGACGCTGCAGCTGAAAGAAATAGATACGCAGGCCATTGTCCTGGCTCACCTTGCCATGCTCTGCCGGGTCGTCGGTATGAATAAGTGCCGCTACGGCTCCTTGCGACAGGGCGGTATCGACATAGTCTCTGCCATCGACCCTGTGACCGGGCACGGCGACAAACACGCTGCCCTGGCCTATCTCGCGACTATCCAGCGTTAGATGGCTGAGGGACTCACCACCGGCATAATGAAACCAGGGGGCTAGGAGATCGCATAGCTGCACTATTCGCCCCTCCTGACATTACCGGCTAATTGAACTTTTTCTCGAGCGCTAATCGGCTCAACATTTAACATCTGTAGTGCCCCTGACATCACTTTGGCAAACACGGGAGCGGCCACATCGCCGCCATAATAACGATCGCCCTTGGGCTCATTGACCACCACCACCATGGCAAGTCTCGGATTGTGTACGGGCGCGACTCCGGCAAATAGTGCGACATAGTCTTCACCATAGCCACCGGCCACGGCCTTACGGGCGGTTCCCGTCTTACCCGCAACCGGGTAACCGTCGATATGGGCCTTCTTTGCGGTGCCGCCTGGCTCAGTTACCCCGATCAGCATCTGCATCACGCTGCGGGCCACCTCGGGTGAGATCACCTGCTCACCCTCGGGTTCCTTCTTCAGCTTGAGGATCGAAGAGGGATAGAGCACGCCGCCGCTACCCAACATGGCGTACATGCGGGCGATCTGCAGTGGTGTAACGGTCAGGGCATAACCGAAGGAGAGGGTTGCCCGCTCAAAATCGGACCAACGACGACGGTCATGGATAAGACCGGCGCTTTCGCCCGGCAAATTGATGCCAGAATAGTTACCCAGCCCCATGGCCTGGTAGTAACCCAGCAGCTCCTGTACCGGCATCGACAAGGCGATCTGTGTCATCCCCACGTTACTGGAATGCACCAAGACATCGGCCAGTGACATGTCACCATAGTTGCGACCGTCACGCACTATCTTGCCGCCGATACGCACGCGGCCCGGATGTGTCTTGAAGATCTGATCTTCCTTGATGGTGCCGGCCTCGAGCGCCGCGGCGACCACGAAGGGCTTGATGGTGGAACCCGGCTCATAGGCGTCAGTCAGGGCGCGGTTACGCATGCGATAGCTTTGCAGGTTATCTCGGGAGTTAGGGTTGTAGCTGGGGGTATTCGCCATGGCCAACACCTCGCCGGTGTGCACGTCGAGCACCACGATAGAGGCCGAGGTAGCCTGGTTGATCTCGGTAGCACGCTTGATTTCGCGGTAAGCCAGCTGCTGGATACGCTGATCGATACTCAGCACCAGATCGTTAGAGCTCTCGCCGGTCTGTACCGTATCCAGGCGCTCCACCACGTGGCCGTCACGGGACTTACGCACCTTGTGCTTGGTGGGCGTACCTGTGAGCCAGTCGTTGTAGGTGCTCTCGATCCCTTCGATACCCTTATCGTCGATATTGGTCAGGCCCACCAGCTGGGCGCTGATCTCACTGGTGGGATAGTAGCGGCGTGATTCGGCCTTGAGGTAGACGCCGGGCAGCTTGAGCTGCTTGATATACTCGGCCACCGCAGGTGTGACTTGACGCTTGAGGTAGGTAAAACGTTTCTTGGGATTGGTCTGCACCCGCGCGAGGATCTCCTCCTTGGGCTCGTGCAACACGTCGGCCAGCGCCTGCCAGCGACGCATATCGGCAAAACCGTTACGATCGTGCACCACCTTAGGATCGGCGTAAACCGCCTTGACCGGTACGCTCACCGCCAGCATCTCACCGTTGCGGTCGGTGATCATGCCGCGGTGTACCTCGTTACTCGTGGTACGCAGGGTGCGCATGTCACTCTCGTGACGCAATTTTTCCGGCTCAATGATCTGAATATAGGCGGCGCGGCCCACCAGGCTGGTAAACAGCAGACACACGAAACCGACCACGACGTAGAGACGCCAGTGGATCAGCTGTGGTTTCTGTTTACGTTTCGCCTGCTTGCTCATGGTACTCTCACCACCACTTCTTCGTTGGGTAACGGCCGCTTCATCTCCAGCTCTTTCGTGGCAATCCGTGTCACCCTGCTATGTTCCGACTGCGACTGCTCTTCCAGCAACAGGTTGCGCCATTCGATATCCAAGCGGTCACGCTCCTGCAGCAACTGATCCCACTGGCTGGTGTACTTGCGACTGGAATGGCTGGTGTAAACCACCAAAATGGCATTCGCAATCACAATAAAAGCCATCAAAAGCACCCACTTGTGGTGCCAAAGATCGAGTAATACGATACGAGTCAGGTTAAGTTGTGACTTACTCACTAGCGTTCCCCTAGTCTCTTACGTCTGCTCGACAGGATTAGTAGTCTAATCGCTCGGCAACCCGCAACACTGAGCTACGCGCCCTGGCATTGCGGTCAATTTCCTCGGCCGACGGCTTAATCGCCTTACCCACGGCCTTGAGTAATCGTGTTTTATTTATTTCGGCCTCGGTCAGCGGTAACCCGTGGGGCACAGACTCACCTTGGCTATGGCGGCGAATAAAACGCTTCACCATACGGTCTTCCAGCGAATGGAAGCTGATCACCGACAGACGTCCCTGGGGCGCCAATACGGTAACCGCCCCTTCCAGCGCCTGATCGATCTGCTCAAGCTCGCTGTTGATATAGATACGGATCGCCTGAAATACGCGGGTGGCCGGATGTTTGTTGCGCTCCTTGCTCTTGCTCACCCTGGCGATCAGATCCGCCAGCTCCTTGGTGCGCAAGAAAGGCGTCTTGTCTCGGTCGGCGGCGATACAACGGGCAATATGGCGGGCGTTCTTCTCCTCGCCATAGGTCTTAAATACCCAGGCCATATCTTCTATCTCGGCGCGGGCCAGCCACTCGGCGGCGGTCTCACCCTGGGAGTTATCCATGCGCATGTCCAGCGGCCCGTCACGCAGGAAACTAAAGCCGCGCTCGGCATCGTCTAGCTGAGGGGAAGAGACCCCAAAATCGAACAGAATGCCGTCGATCTTGCCTCTGAGGCCGAGATCGTCGACATATTGGGCCAGCTGGCCGAAACCACCGTGAACGATTGAGAAACGCGCATCATCGGCAAATTGCTCTGCGGCGGCGATCGCCTGGGGATCACGGTCGATGGCGATCAGGCGTCCATTAGGGCCCAATTGCTTGAGCACTTCACGAGAGTGTCCGCCGCGGCCGAAGGTGCCATCGATATAGATGCCCTCTGGCTTGATGTTGAGTCCGGCTACCGTTTCCGTCAGCAGCACGGATAAATGCGCAAATTCTTGAGTCATCGCTCTCTTCTTTAACTTATGGTTATTCTCTTATCACAAAGAGAAGTCCG contains the following coding sequences:
- the ftsL gene encoding cell division protein FtsL; protein product: MSKSQLNLTRIVLLDLWHHKWVLLMAFIVIANAILVVYTSHSSRKYTSQWDQLLQERDRLDIEWRNLLLEEQSQSEHSRVTRIATKELEMKRPLPNEEVVVRVP
- the rsmH gene encoding 16S rRNA (cytosine(1402)-N(4))-methyltransferase RsmH, which codes for MTQEFAHLSVLLTETVAGLNIKPEGIYIDGTFGRGGHSREVLKQLGPNGRLIAIDRDPQAIAAAEQFADDARFSIVHGGFGQLAQYVDDLGLRGKIDGILFDFGVSSPQLDDAERGFSFLRDGPLDMRMDNSQGETAAEWLARAEIEDMAWVFKTYGEEKNARHIARCIAADRDKTPFLRTKELADLIARVSKSKERNKHPATRVFQAIRIYINSELEQIDQALEGAVTVLAPQGRLSVISFHSLEDRMVKRFIRRHSQGESVPHGLPLTEAEINKTRLLKAVGKAIKPSAEEIDRNARARSSVLRVAERLDY
- a CDS encoding peptidoglycan D,D-transpeptidase FtsI family protein, whose translation is MSKQAKRKQKPQLIHWRLYVVVGFVCLLFTSLVGRAAYIQIIEPEKLRHESDMRTLRTTSNEVHRGMITDRNGEMLAVSVPVKAVYADPKVVHDRNGFADMRRWQALADVLHEPKEEILARVQTNPKKRFTYLKRQVTPAVAEYIKQLKLPGVYLKAESRRYYPTSEISAQLVGLTNIDDKGIEGIESTYNDWLTGTPTKHKVRKSRDGHVVERLDTVQTGESSNDLVLSIDQRIQQLAYREIKRATEINQATSASIVVLDVHTGEVLAMANTPSYNPNSRDNLQSYRMRNRALTDAYEPGSTIKPFVVAAALEAGTIKEDQIFKTHPGRVRIGGKIVRDGRNYGDMSLADVLVHSSNVGMTQIALSMPVQELLGYYQAMGLGNYSGINLPGESAGLIHDRRRWSDFERATLSFGYALTVTPLQIARMYAMLGSGGVLYPSSILKLKKEPEGEQVISPEVARSVMQMLIGVTEPGGTAKKAHIDGYPVAGKTGTARKAVAGGYGEDYVALFAGVAPVHNPRLAMVVVVNEPKGDRYYGGDVAAPVFAKVMSGALQMLNVEPISAREKVQLAGNVRRGE
- the murE gene encoding UDP-N-acetylmuramoyl-L-alanyl-D-glutamate--2,6-diaminopimelate ligase, which gives rise to MVQLCDLLAPWFHYAGGESLSHLTLDSREIGQGSVFVAVPGHRVDGRDYVDTALSQGAVAALIHTDDPAEHGKVSQDNGLRIYFFQLQRQLSALASQLYVLGRDRIKLIGVTGTNGKTSVTQLIAQLSDGLGKPAAVMGTLGNGLWGQLVDSGNTTADPITVMRQLEDFDRQGTAVCAMEVSSHGLVQGRVDAVPFDVAVFTNLSRDHLDYHGSMDAYGAAKQRLFRFSSLSHGLINLDDPVGRQWIQDKRCKGLVGFSIQGQEGAAIYTKEVKQHSQGVSATLVWPEGEAKIDSPLLGIFNLSNLVAALGALYLSGYAMVQLLTQVSSLKPVAGRMERFTTPEGVTLVVDYAHTPDAIEQALRALRGHCRGKLWCVFGCGGDRDKGKRPLMARAAEENADCVMVTSDNARSEDPMAIIQDVLAGLNKPQIALTQVDRQQAIREVVTLASSGDLILLAGKGHETYQEIAGKRLDYDERALAAAIARGGK